ATTCTAAAGATGACTCTGCCTGCCCTATTCAGCATCCTAAATATTTTAATGGCAAAAAGCATAGAGGCTGTACTAAGTATGCTATTATATCTTCTGATTATAGGTCCTCTATTAATAGAGACTCCCTATATTTTAAGGCTGTCTATAAATTGAGGATTGAATCAGAAAGATATAATTCCCGCTTTAAAGCTCTAGATTTTGAAAAAGCTTATGTTAGAAATATTAATTCTGTCAGCAACCTTAATACTTTTGGCCATATTACTTTGCTTACTGTCGCTATTGTAGCTATTAAACTGGGTAAATTTGATGAGTTTAGATCTCTTGTTGCTTTGATGCAATCGGCCTAATTTTTATTGAATCTATTTCATGCCATTTTTTAACATTTGACTTCTACAGGATATTTATGCCCTTTTTTAGCTCCTCTTTTTGTCTTTTCTTTTCCCTTACCACTTCCTTTATGTTTGATTGTCAGTGTTGATTACTATATATTGTATGTAATACATATTTTGGTTTTTGATTATGATTATTTTAATTAATTTTGCACATCCCTATTTTGAATGTCTATATCTTCTATATCAATAGAACCGACTTTACAGCAAACAGGAACAATTTTTAAATCATATTGTTCTAATAATTTTACAAATTGTTTCGCTTCTTTACTCGTAGAATAACAAAATGCAACGCCAATAGTTTTAAATCCCATCTGCTTAATAAACTCTATTATTTCTTCTGCCCTACTTCTCAATTCTCCATTTTCCTTCTTAGGAAGAGTATTGGCGAAGTTCATTATCTTATGAACCATTTCATCTTGTTTGTATATCGCAACTGACTGTTCTACAATATCTCTTTTTTCAATAGTAGGACAATTTTTAGGAAAATTCCCCTCCCCTTTAGCACAAGGCTTTTTTGGACATACTCCACAGGTATAAATTGACTTCATTTTATTCACCTCTTGTATACTGTATACAATATTCGCTAAAAAAATTATAGCATATCCCTCTCCCCTGTGCAAGGGGATTATTCTTCAAAGCAATCTATACAGACCTTTTTCCCGCCTTTAAATCTTATCTCATTCTCCGCAGCGTATTGCCACATATTTTAACTGTATTGAAGGGTATATTACAATGTATCCTCTGGACCTTTTATGCTGTCAAGTTCATAAACATAAGGCTTTATATCCAGTATAGGACTTCCATCTAAGGCATCCACACCTTTTACATAAAGTTTATTTCCTTCAATTTTTACAAGGTCAGCCACACAAAAAGCTATAGGGTTTGGCCTTGAAGGAGAACGAGTGGCAAATACTCCTTTTATCTCTGGCCCCCATGGAGTGGCAGTTTTTATGACATCTCTTTTCCCTAAATGGCACCAGTAAAGAACTATTATGTGCTTTTTACTCTCTATATCCTGAAGCCCTTCTTGAAACTCAGGATATATTTCCAACACTGCTTCCTTATCGCTCACCCTTCCTTGATGAGGCGCTTCCCCTCTCTTTTTATAGGGACTGTGTATCACACCTATATGTATCAATTCCACGGCAATTATCCCTTCCTTTCCGTTAAAGTGGAATGAAAGTTCAGACGGAAGGGACGGTTCCCCATGTCCGAAAACTCAGACGGAAGGAACCGTCCCCCTTGTCTGTATAAGGACTGTGAATAATTCCTATTGGTATTAAATTCAAGCTAAACTACCCCTTTCTACAATTTAGAGTGGTATAACTATTGGTATATTACGGCATTTTTCTACTGCAACAGGTATACCATAAACAGCTTCTATATTTTCCTCAGTCATGACTTCCATTCCACCATAAGCAAAAATGGTATTATCTTTTAAAAGTAAAAATTTATCAGAAAATCTAAGTGCCAAATTTAAATCGTGGCTTATAACAATTGCTGCTATATTTTGCTCTTTCACTGTCTCTTTCACAATTCTTAAAACCTCGATTTGGTTTTTCAAATCCAAATTATTCGTCGGCTCATCCAAAAGCATTACAATAGGTTGCTGTGCTAAAGCCCTCGCTATGACTACCTTTTGCAATTCTCCTCCACTTAACTCATTTAAATAGCACAGTGATAATTTTTCTAAATCAAATTTTTTTAACACCTCATTTACAATCTTTATATCCCTTTCAGTCACATCCCACTTTATATGAGGTTTTCTTCCTAAAAGTACCGCATCAAATACAGTAAATCGACCATTCTCATTCCTTTGCGCCACATATCCTATTCTTTTA
The sequence above is a segment of the Thermoanaerobacter ethanolicus JW 200 genome. Coding sequences within it:
- the tsaA gene encoding tRNA (N6-threonylcarbamoyladenosine(37)-N6)-methyltransferase TrmO codes for the protein MELIHIGVIHSPYKKRGEAPHQGRVSDKEAVLEIYPEFQEGLQDIESKKHIIVLYWCHLGKRDVIKTATPWGPEIKGVFATRSPSRPNPIAFCVADLVKIEGNKLYVKGVDALDGSPILDIKPYVYELDSIKGPEDTL
- a CDS encoding ABC transporter ATP-binding protein, translated to MILDIDGIEFSYTSVPVLKDVKFTLQRGELLSILGNNGAGKSTLLKCINKILKPHKGAIYIEKDEISKLSRIEVAKRIGYVAQRNENGRFTVFDAVLLGRKPHIKWDVTERDIKIVNEVLKKFDLEKLSLCYLNELSGGELQKVVIARALAQQPIVMLLDEPTNNLDLKNQIEVLRIVKETVKEQNIAAIVISHDLNLALRFSDKFLLLKDNTIFAYGGMEVMTEENIEAVYGIPVAVEKCRNIPIVIPL